Part of the Henckelia pumila isolate YLH828 chromosome 2, ASM3356847v2, whole genome shotgun sequence genome is shown below.
TAGATTACATGACAATTCAGTTTCATTTTAAAttggaattttaattttaatccgttTTATTAGTTTGAAATGAATAACAATAAGATGGATCGGGCAAATTGCatcaaaagaaaaatatttaaaaagcgAAAAATCTCTCgtataaaatcaaatatatttaaaatctattttttttaaaaaaaatcaaatataaaacatcttgaaaacTTTTGTTTGAGTTTAAAGGAGTTAAatattctttgaatttttttaaaaaaaggataTAACAGTCCATAAATTATATAAAGggtttcatgatttttttagaATGTTAGAAGGGCCTAAAATGTTATTTTCTGTTATGTTTCCAATATTCAACTATCCAGTGGCTAATATGGGCCTTCAGCCCATAATCTTAGCCCGTTCCCGTGGTCCATTATCCATATATGAAACCGTGTTCTCTTTTACACCCGATCCGGGAATCCAACCCGGATTTGAGCGAATATCTGAAGCCTGCCATTGAAAAGTGAGGTCGGAGCAGCGGGGAAGAACATCAAAACCAGGACAAAAAAATTAAGGCCTATAAAATCGATCAAAAATGCCGGTGATGGAAAGGCTGAGAATCTTCGTAGCCCAAGAGCCTGTTGTTGCCGCTTCTTGCCTCATCGCTGGCGTTGGTGAGTACTTAAAACTGTTTTTTGTATCAATTTGCGTATATCTACTGTAGATTCATCTATATCTACGTGTTTTTTcaatttgatttgatgtcttgCAAGGCCATGTTTACATTTATACGCTTTCTTGTTGCTTCATTTTGTTGCACTCATCAGTGGTTTTCGAATCAGATTCACGGATAATTTGAGTTGGGATTAAGAATTGGAGCTTTCCAGGGAAATATCATTTCTATCATGATGAAATTACTttgttttctttcctttttccgTGGTAATTTTCTGTGAATTTGCTGAAGAAGGGAAAGATTGTAATAGTTTTTGAGGAGCAACCCTAATATCTTGACGGGAAACTGGAGCAAATTTCCATTTGTGACGGGCTGGAAGCTCTAGGTGACTCAACTAGAAggattatatttttgttattgatGACAATACAGATGGATTCATTGTGTTTTTCTTGTACCACAATTTTGGGGAAAATCTGTGTGGGGTGCTGCTACTCTGTAAATCGGTGACGGTGGAGCGAACAGAATATTGCTGTCCTCTGTTTATATCAAATGTGGCAAAGTTTCGATAATATGCAGTGTGTATGAAATGTTTGTTGTTGCTGTATTCTTAGTATTTACAGCCTTTCAACTGAAGTGCTATAAATGATAGGGATTTATCACTCTTGAGTTTTAAACCACAGTTGATTGAAGCATATTGCTGAACCTGTGTTTGATGCAAGCCATTGATATACTTTTACTATGTGAAGATCTAAATCATCTTATTATTCTAATTTGAATGGTTGCAGGACTCTTCCTTCCGGCTGTAGTAAGGCCTATCTTGGATTCGCTGGAAACATCAAAGCAAGTACCACAGCCGGCTTTAAGTGATGTAAGTGAATTGCTTAATAGCCTTTCTAATTATCTTGCTAGATGTAGATCCTCTCCTGCTCTGATATTTTGGTAGAGCGTATTTTTGTTCTTAGGGTGATCATCCTCACCAGTGATGTTCGTGAAATATCAGTTATAACTTTTTAATAGTTTCAGTTTTCCATGTGCCTTGTAAATGCGTCCGTCCTGGAAGGAGACGGGTGTCATACATAACCTTCTGATGAAATGAAATTTATCGCATTTTCATGCAACGTTATTTCCTGTCAGCGCATATATGCTCTGGTTTTGTGGTGCTAGTGTGATTTTTTTGCATCTCTTGATTCCTATCAGCGCATATATGTTCTGGTTTGTGGTGCTAGTATTGTTTTCTTGCATCTCTTGAATTCTTTGTCGTCTGGTTGTTATTTGGCAATCACAATCAACATATTCAACCACGGTTGACCTTATAGTTATTGTAACACCCGCCCCCAAACACAATATATTGTTTGCTTATTTTTGTGAATTTGTCTCGTTTTCCAAGCAACACTGCTCTTAATGTTTGCTGTTGCATACACGTCGATACTTGTTATTTATGATAGTGCTACCAGTTTGATGTCTTTTGCTCTTGTCGTACTGGGAATGTGCTTGTGATGATGGTATGTTAAATTGAGTGAGACTTAGAAGCTTGAAGATGTATCAATTATCTATTCCAGAAATGTGGAAAATGGATATGGAGTGGTAGGGGTATCGAGGTCATGCTGTTAATTCTAGGGAGACCTACTTTGCTTTGTTTTTGAGATACAGTTGCAATTAATGGAGGCACAGCCTGCATAAGTCATGGACAACAGGACATGCTGGCTGGCATAAAGAGGGGGGTATAGTTAGATGTCACGGTGTATACCTGTTTTATTATCAGAGGCATCCTCAATCATATTCAATTATTTATGACATATCATTTAAGACTTATATATGCATGGCAAGCCTTTGCAAGAAAATGAAATTAACTGTTGACGATAATTGCCCACGAATTAGTTTACTTCAGTCTTCAATTCACCTGCATTGGAGTACTGGGCCAAAATTATTTGATGATGCATGTGGACAAGTTTCCTGACAACGTTTCATTTTTTCGTCTGGTTCTGCTTCATTAATTTCGCTTAATTTTTGGTAGTGATTTGCACAACTAAATAGTTTTAGCATTTATTTATCTTTTTCTAACAAATTGAATTTGCTCTTTCTTGTCTGCAGGTAGTTGCCGGTATGACCGGCAAGAAACAGGGTTGAGAATTTGAGACAGATGTAAGATCATGCGTAACCCGCAACGTCTCTAGCTCTGTTTGTTTTTCCTTGCCATTTTGATCGGAGACTTGAATAAATATTTGGACATCTTATGGTGGTGTCGTGTATTTGAAAATGAGTGTGTAAAAGGTGATACATATGGTTCATTTGCTATTCCTAGCATTGATATTTTAATCTTTTGTGCTTTTTCCATAATGTTTTGACTATCATGGGCTGCCTTTATTTcccttttcttttttaaaaatcatcTCACAGTTTTGACCAACGAACATGGTTATCGTGGACCCCATATGGATTTGAGGTGATTTTCCATCGAGCTATATCTGTTGTCGTTATTCTTGTGCGAGACTTTCTTTAGCAAGAAATAAGCTTTTattatatgaatatatatattatatatagggtACATTATGATTACAAAATGCAAAGCTTTACATTGTTAGGCAACAGATGAGATGTTCAAATACTAGTATACTACTTCAAACTGGACATTACTTCTGCGATTTCTTGGCACTCTTCCACGGTATAACTTGCTTTATACCTTCATATATAGCAGCCTGAAAACAAGACCAAAACgtaatacaaaaaataaaaataaaaaatccagcTTTAGATTCTGTATAGCATTTTTGGAGCGCGATCATGAAAAGGGCaaacaataatttttattttgccaCCGAGttaattctttaaattttaGAGTTGTCACGCGGGCCACAAAAGCAGAAACATATACCCACCCAGCATTTATTTTCTTGCACGTTAAGCCCCAGTGCCCCACTATTCAATTTTTAACCTACTCAAATTATTGCTAAAATTTCTTGGTGAGTGAAAAGTCCACGGTTTACCGACTGAT
Proteins encoded:
- the LOC140882756 gene encoding uncharacterized protein, which codes for MPVMERLRIFVAQEPVVAASCLIAGVGLFLPAVVRPILDSLETSKQVPQPALSDVVAGMTGKKQG